From Streptomyces asiaticus, one genomic window encodes:
- a CDS encoding CHAT domain-containing protein, which translates to MDEERRRDDGEDEARALRVWATVAARQAQDVLRRAADDPARPVALSRTIEHLAAIERLLPADDPLRDRFVPLLGVMVCMRFVGRGTDDTSEDARLEREHALRHLRWADRTRPLTDPFAVKARSALLQLLVPEHCARAMRAWRHGPRRKPPLRASGSFRASGPRPPTAPSREDLAEAREVLKRLTAGPEDPDLRGILGFLASEIEPARSSSSSGPAAPPGGSAAVAAESPDGMAPGERAEDPLAAAVQGVLRWATDDIPRFTELVVWLYRAVDHPTNSPEKADAEVAALGLDRPGLAPLRELLTGLGSGGGDPRALAQEVRRGADVARRALRELPAHTPQRARVARLHAALLVWANLLVPGTMDFDEVDEAMAEPGPDPGDRPSGPGYVGLEKRLATLVDAVRVSQSGDLAHLETSAARLREMIDTLSGDGERTATARRSLAAGLAGRLHEAALLGGGLQTADAALTMARELRVVHEDEGSPPSMSTLTSAVFAAHHELALVRRGGDPTVLPRLVEELTGLYAILPPDQENRFALAGVLAEVHQEHAARTQDPEERRAAAWYLREVVETDPRGIAPMLAPYFPAVRAAALIQLIMIEPSREAADEAIAEVHRILEGPQPSPHQELRSRYQLGRALLHTARHLDDPDLLDLCITELSRVRELIARGDGPPHTADALTQLSEAHWLRRDRGGPRAAADREAALAARREALVRVSADVLLQLGSEHGLSVARFGSAQALWLAYWTTVCGRPDDAVNALELGRALVLRAAAASRGIPELLEARGHPDLARQWRAEVATDVPRSDATAAPPGQAAGQQVPSTLRARALDALGAGTGTEAWKLLGPPDLPALKAGLTASGADALVHLVPGQRPGMPGFALVLRPDSAQPEVLKLPLLTPGSPPLERYLDVTARRTGAAGATADPGRRTEWDGSWEAALRELCDWAWPAAMGPVLAAVGPLHQPPRIVLVPCGPLGAVAWHAARTPYGTGGREYRYACEEAVLSYAPSGAEFLRAAPRDRLPTTAGQVLVADPELSLVWAEIEAEALHTACYPDGLRYGEFPTADLSDAPGTPEDILAALPGGGSPVAVLHICCHALAGPDPTRSALWLAAPPTGPEDAGRLTVARILDGAATEQPRAAGPLVVLSACETDLSTRDHDEALTLSTALVARGAADVIGSRWAVNDAPTALMMAVFHDFVTTHGLAPVDALRAAQLWMLDPRREPPPTLRGELRGEATRTDLDHIHFWAAFTHQGNPAARDAH; encoded by the coding sequence GTGGACGAGGAGCGGCGCCGCGACGACGGCGAGGACGAGGCGCGGGCGCTGCGCGTGTGGGCCACCGTAGCGGCCCGCCAGGCCCAGGACGTGTTGCGGCGCGCGGCGGACGACCCGGCGCGGCCCGTCGCGCTGTCCCGGACGATCGAGCATCTTGCCGCCATCGAGCGGCTGTTGCCCGCGGACGATCCGCTCCGCGACCGCTTCGTGCCCTTGCTGGGCGTCATGGTGTGCATGCGGTTCGTCGGCCGTGGGACGGACGACACGTCCGAGGACGCCCGGCTCGAACGGGAGCATGCCCTGCGCCATCTGCGCTGGGCCGACCGCACCAGACCGCTCACCGACCCGTTCGCGGTGAAGGCCCGGAGCGCGCTGCTCCAGCTGCTCGTCCCGGAGCACTGCGCACGGGCCATGCGCGCGTGGCGCCATGGCCCCCGCCGGAAGCCGCCGCTCCGGGCCTCGGGTTCGTTCCGGGCCTCGGGTCCGCGGCCGCCGACCGCACCCTCGCGGGAGGACCTGGCGGAGGCCAGGGAGGTTCTGAAGCGCCTCACCGCCGGCCCGGAGGATCCGGACCTGCGCGGGATCCTCGGGTTCCTCGCGTCGGAGATCGAGCCGGCGCGGTCCTCGTCCTCCTCCGGCCCCGCCGCCCCGCCCGGGGGGAGTGCGGCGGTCGCCGCGGAGTCGCCCGATGGGATGGCCCCCGGGGAGCGTGCCGAGGACCCACTGGCCGCCGCTGTCCAGGGCGTACTGCGCTGGGCCACGGACGACATACCGCGGTTCACCGAGCTCGTGGTGTGGCTGTACCGGGCCGTGGACCACCCCACGAACTCCCCCGAGAAGGCCGACGCGGAAGTGGCGGCCCTGGGTCTGGACCGGCCGGGCCTCGCCCCGCTGCGCGAGCTGCTGACCGGGCTCGGCTCGGGCGGGGGCGACCCGCGGGCGCTGGCCCAGGAGGTCCGGCGCGGCGCGGACGTCGCCCGGCGCGCCCTGCGGGAGCTGCCGGCGCACACGCCCCAACGGGCCCGCGTCGCCAGGCTGCACGCCGCCCTGCTGGTGTGGGCCAACCTCCTGGTGCCCGGCACGATGGACTTCGACGAGGTGGACGAGGCCATGGCGGAGCCGGGGCCGGATCCCGGCGACCGTCCCAGCGGCCCGGGGTACGTCGGTCTGGAGAAGCGGCTGGCCACTCTGGTCGATGCCGTACGGGTCTCCCAGAGCGGCGATCTGGCGCACCTGGAGACCAGCGCAGCCCGGCTCCGGGAGATGATCGACACCTTGTCCGGGGACGGCGAGAGGACCGCGACCGCCCGCCGTTCCCTGGCCGCCGGCCTGGCCGGGCGGCTCCATGAGGCGGCGCTGCTCGGAGGCGGCCTCCAGACCGCCGACGCCGCGCTGACCATGGCCAGGGAGTTGCGCGTCGTCCACGAGGACGAGGGCTCACCGCCGTCCATGTCCACGCTCACCTCGGCGGTGTTCGCCGCCCATCACGAGCTGGCTCTGGTCCGCCGCGGTGGGGACCCCACCGTGCTGCCGCGCCTGGTCGAGGAGTTGACCGGTCTGTACGCGATACTGCCGCCCGACCAGGAGAACCGCTTCGCCCTCGCCGGCGTCCTGGCCGAGGTCCATCAGGAACACGCCGCCCGTACCCAGGATCCGGAGGAACGCCGCGCCGCGGCCTGGTATCTGAGGGAGGTGGTGGAGACCGACCCGCGGGGCATCGCCCCCATGCTCGCACCGTACTTCCCGGCCGTACGCGCCGCCGCGCTGATCCAGCTGATCATGATCGAGCCCAGCCGGGAAGCCGCCGACGAGGCCATCGCCGAGGTCCACCGGATCCTCGAGGGCCCGCAGCCCTCCCCCCACCAGGAACTCCGGTCGCGGTACCAGCTCGGCCGGGCCCTGCTGCACACGGCCCGCCACCTCGACGACCCGGATCTGCTCGACCTGTGCATCACCGAGCTGTCCCGGGTTCGTGAGCTGATCGCCCGGGGCGATGGCCCGCCGCACACCGCGGATGCCCTGACGCAGCTGTCCGAGGCCCACTGGCTGCGCCGCGACCGCGGCGGTCCGCGCGCCGCCGCGGACCGCGAGGCCGCCCTGGCCGCCCGAAGGGAGGCGCTGGTCAGGGTGTCCGCCGACGTCCTGCTCCAACTCGGCTCCGAGCACGGTCTGTCCGTGGCCCGCTTCGGGTCGGCACAGGCGCTGTGGCTGGCCTACTGGACCACCGTGTGCGGCCGCCCGGACGATGCGGTGAACGCGCTGGAGCTGGGCCGGGCCCTGGTGCTGCGGGCCGCCGCCGCGTCCCGTGGCATTCCCGAACTCCTCGAGGCCCGGGGACACCCGGATCTGGCCCGGCAGTGGCGCGCCGAGGTCGCCACGGACGTGCCCCGGTCCGACGCCACGGCCGCGCCGCCGGGCCAGGCCGCCGGTCAGCAGGTTCCGAGCACCCTGCGAGCCAGGGCACTCGACGCGCTGGGCGCGGGCACCGGTACGGAGGCATGGAAACTGCTCGGCCCCCCGGACCTGCCGGCCCTGAAGGCCGGTCTCACCGCCTCCGGCGCCGACGCGCTCGTCCATCTCGTCCCCGGGCAGCGCCCCGGCATGCCCGGCTTCGCCCTGGTCCTCCGCCCCGACAGCGCGCAGCCCGAAGTCCTGAAGCTGCCATTGCTGACCCCCGGCAGCCCGCCGCTGGAGCGCTACCTCGACGTCACCGCCCGGCGTACCGGGGCAGCCGGCGCCACGGCCGATCCGGGCCGTCGGACGGAGTGGGACGGGAGCTGGGAAGCGGCGTTGCGCGAACTGTGCGACTGGGCCTGGCCCGCCGCGATGGGCCCCGTCCTGGCCGCCGTGGGCCCGCTCCACCAGCCGCCCAGGATCGTGCTGGTGCCGTGCGGGCCACTCGGCGCGGTCGCCTGGCACGCGGCCCGCACCCCGTACGGGACCGGCGGGCGCGAGTACCGGTACGCCTGCGAGGAGGCAGTGCTCAGCTACGCCCCCTCCGGCGCCGAGTTCCTGCGGGCCGCGCCCCGGGACCGGCTGCCCACCACCGCCGGGCAGGTCCTGGTCGCCGACCCCGAACTCAGCCTCGTATGGGCCGAGATCGAGGCGGAGGCGCTGCACACGGCCTGCTACCCGGACGGCCTCCGCTACGGCGAGTTCCCCACGGCCGACCTCAGCGACGCGCCGGGGACACCCGAGGACATCCTGGCCGCCTTGCCCGGTGGCGGCTCACCGGTGGCCGTTCTGCACATCTGCTGCCATGCCCTGGCCGGTCCGGACCCCACGCGCTCGGCACTCTGGCTCGCCGCCCCGCCCACCGGGCCCGAGGACGCCGGACGCCTGACCGTGGCCCGCATCCTGGACGGCGCCGCCACCGAACAGCCGCGCGCCGCAGGCCCGTTGGTGGTGCTCAGCGCCTGCGAGACGGACCTGAGCACCCGCGACCACGACGAGGCCCTGACCCTGTCCACCGCCCTGGTCGCCCGTGGCGCGGCCGATGTCATCGGTTCGCGCTGGGCCGTGAACGACGCCCCGACGGCCCTGATGATGGCCGTCTTCCACGACTTCGTCACCACACACGGCCTCGCCCCGGTGGACGCCCTGCGCGCGGCCCAGCTCTGGATGCTCGACCCGCGCCGCGAGCCCCCGCCCACCCTCCGCGGTGAACTCCGCGGCGAGGCCACCCGCACCGACCTCGACCACATCCACTTCTGGGCCGCCTTCACCCACCAGGGCAACCCGGCGGCCCGGGACGCACACTGA
- a CDS encoding TetR/AcrR family transcriptional regulator, protein MSAEQEEAPAELARLWRLPVPASGLGRPAALDTERVVRTGVELADRDGLTGATLPKIAKELGVSPMSLYRHVGSKDELLVLMRDLALGSPPEVETAPDRWREGLRQWTVAQRLVHHDRPWLPRLPIAGPPMGPHEIAWMEAGLSALSGTELDWAAKVGSLTLLSGYVRHASLLSQEHAQGRSETGLSQEETERAYGRTLARLITPDRFPQVALLFSSGLFESAPEGAYDDPATDHDFVFGLERVLDGIAVAVDRARAGTG, encoded by the coding sequence ATGTCGGCCGAGCAGGAGGAGGCGCCCGCCGAGCTGGCCCGCCTGTGGCGGCTCCCGGTCCCGGCCTCGGGCCTCGGCCGGCCCGCCGCGCTCGACACCGAGCGCGTGGTACGGACGGGGGTGGAACTGGCGGACCGCGACGGGCTGACGGGCGCGACCCTGCCGAAGATCGCGAAGGAGCTGGGCGTCTCCCCGATGTCCCTCTACCGCCATGTGGGATCCAAGGACGAGCTCCTCGTCCTCATGCGGGACCTGGCGCTCGGCTCTCCGCCCGAGGTCGAGACCGCGCCGGACCGGTGGCGTGAGGGGCTACGGCAGTGGACCGTCGCCCAGCGGCTGGTCCACCACGACCGGCCCTGGCTCCCCCGCCTCCCCATCGCGGGGCCGCCGATGGGGCCTCATGAGATCGCCTGGATGGAGGCGGGCCTGAGCGCGCTGAGCGGCACGGAGCTGGACTGGGCCGCGAAGGTCGGCAGTCTGACCCTGCTCAGCGGCTATGTGCGCCACGCCTCCCTGCTGTCCCAGGAACACGCGCAGGGCAGGAGCGAAACGGGCCTGAGCCAGGAGGAGACCGAGCGGGCCTACGGCAGGACCCTGGCGCGGCTCATCACCCCGGACCGATTTCCGCAGGTGGCGCTGTTGTTCTCGTCGGGCCTGTTCGAGTCGGCGCCCGAGGGGGCGTACGACGACCCGGCGACCGACCATGACTTCGTCTTCGGGCTGGAACGCGTCCTCGACGGGATCGCTGTGGCGGTGGATCGTGCGCGGGCGGGGACGGGCTAG
- a CDS encoding FAD/NAD(P)-binding protein translates to MASPEPCSTSGPCTRTVAVVGAGAAGALVAIQLCETAARRRVPFELLLIDPAPEAGRGIAYSTLDRRHRLNVVAGRMSCYPDDPGHFVRWLCHHGEPGVRSGDFAERYRYGAYLADTLGRAIMAAQGVVTVRRLRTRATGCHWTTLPGGDPRARLELADGRTVEAHRVVLATGPSRATSAWAPEELRGSDRFIADPWAPGALDAALQDGRKEDVLLVGTGLTAVDLAMTLDRPGRTVHGVSRGGRLPQAHAVDPLPAATCATPLHGLSLAALRAAVRQHIGRVMRTHGDWRPAVDGLRPVTAEIWASMSTAERAEFVERDGSLWNTHRHRMPPATAEAVGRMRRTRRMRTYQGRLDSASARPDGSLTVSLTTADGPRTLPVGWVVDCTGPGLRLSDTADPLWRSLLDQGAAMPGPLSMGVATDHGRLRGADGGTTRPVWTLGAPRRGELWETTAIPEIRAQAATIAEAVLDPWTAPALPATGGPARRRTRRPTDTSGMPLSTHAAAATAYRLGVDRLLKVRTGAAQALRRSVALDPGFALGHAALALIGHECGADVDVPRALADARRAVRERADTFERSFVDVVSRRVLHPPADGDAALLRHLEEYPGDALALAVAVPTIAFSGLRDLDGTTALRVVERTAPAHGEGWFHTSLLAFMRQEQGRYDEAGALAERALAAEPASGHAMHALAHVHYESGDHRTGRERLQRWLAHQGRGGAHRAHFSWHAALHELALEDTAAVRRRWAEQLSPGKVYGVRALVDSGSLLWRARLAGAWQGPLPIGDVLDTAPADVLERPATAFVALHAAIALTAADDLPGLRRLRVHALRADEVQRSVIAPLCAAFEDILEERWTDAARGLERLLPRLPGVGGSAAQREIVEEALLHALVSAGRCEAARDRLEERLDRRSSPHDRRRLTALSS, encoded by the coding sequence ATGGCATCGCCAGAGCCGTGTAGCACATCAGGGCCGTGTACGAGGACCGTCGCCGTCGTGGGGGCGGGGGCCGCCGGCGCGCTGGTGGCGATCCAGCTCTGCGAGACCGCGGCACGCCGCCGTGTCCCGTTCGAACTCCTGCTGATCGACCCGGCCCCGGAGGCCGGCCGTGGCATCGCCTACTCCACCCTCGACCGGCGCCACCGCCTCAATGTGGTGGCGGGCAGGATGAGCTGCTACCCCGACGATCCCGGACACTTCGTGCGGTGGCTGTGCCACCACGGCGAACCGGGCGTGCGGAGCGGCGACTTCGCGGAGCGCTACCGCTACGGCGCCTACCTCGCCGACACCCTGGGCCGGGCCATCATGGCGGCGCAGGGCGTGGTCACCGTCCGCCGACTGCGCACCCGGGCCACCGGCTGCCACTGGACCACTCTCCCCGGCGGGGACCCGCGGGCCCGGCTGGAGCTCGCCGACGGCCGTACCGTCGAGGCGCACCGCGTGGTGCTGGCCACCGGGCCGTCCCGCGCCACCTCCGCCTGGGCCCCCGAGGAACTGCGTGGCAGTGACCGCTTCATCGCCGACCCCTGGGCGCCGGGCGCACTGGACGCCGCCCTCCAGGACGGGCGGAAGGAGGATGTGCTCCTCGTCGGCACCGGGCTGACCGCGGTGGACCTCGCCATGACGCTCGACCGCCCCGGCCGCACGGTGCACGGCGTGTCCCGTGGCGGACGGCTGCCGCAGGCGCATGCGGTGGACCCGCTGCCCGCCGCCACGTGTGCGACGCCCCTGCACGGTCTCTCCCTGGCGGCGCTGCGGGCCGCGGTACGTCAGCACATCGGCCGCGTCATGCGTACCCACGGCGACTGGCGGCCCGCGGTGGACGGACTGCGCCCGGTCACGGCCGAGATCTGGGCATCGATGTCCACCGCGGAGCGAGCCGAGTTCGTGGAGCGGGACGGCTCGTTGTGGAACACCCACCGCCACCGCATGCCCCCGGCCACCGCCGAGGCGGTCGGGCGCATGCGCCGCACCCGGCGGATGCGGACGTACCAGGGGCGGCTCGACTCCGCCTCGGCACGCCCCGACGGCTCCCTGACCGTGTCCCTCACCACGGCCGACGGCCCGCGCACGCTGCCGGTGGGCTGGGTGGTGGACTGTACGGGTCCGGGCCTGCGGCTCTCCGACACGGCCGATCCGCTGTGGCGGAGCCTGCTCGACCAGGGCGCCGCGATGCCCGGCCCGCTCAGCATGGGCGTCGCCACCGACCACGGACGGCTGCGTGGCGCCGACGGCGGCACCACACGCCCGGTGTGGACCCTCGGCGCGCCCCGCCGTGGCGAGTTGTGGGAAACCACCGCCATCCCGGAGATCCGGGCACAGGCCGCCACCATCGCCGAGGCCGTCCTCGACCCCTGGACGGCACCCGCGCTCCCCGCCACCGGCGGCCCGGCCCGGCGCCGGACACGTCGGCCCACGGACACCTCGGGTATGCCCCTCAGCACCCACGCTGCCGCCGCCACCGCCTACCGCCTCGGCGTGGACCGGCTGCTGAAGGTCCGTACCGGGGCCGCGCAGGCGCTCCGCCGCTCCGTGGCGCTCGACCCCGGCTTCGCCCTCGGCCACGCCGCGCTCGCGCTCATCGGCCATGAGTGCGGGGCCGACGTGGACGTCCCGCGCGCCCTGGCCGACGCCCGGCGCGCGGTGCGCGAGCGGGCCGACACTTTCGAACGCTCCTTCGTGGACGTCGTCTCCCGCCGCGTCCTGCACCCACCCGCGGACGGCGACGCCGCCCTCCTGCGCCACCTGGAGGAGTACCCGGGCGACGCGCTGGCGCTCGCCGTCGCCGTGCCCACCATCGCCTTCTCCGGTCTGCGCGATCTCGACGGCACCACCGCGCTCCGCGTGGTCGAGCGCACCGCCCCGGCGCACGGGGAAGGCTGGTTCCACACCTCCCTGCTCGCCTTCATGCGCCAGGAGCAGGGGCGTTACGACGAGGCCGGAGCCCTGGCCGAGCGGGCCCTGGCCGCCGAACCCGCCTCCGGCCACGCCATGCACGCCCTCGCCCATGTGCACTACGAGTCCGGCGACCACCGGACGGGCCGTGAGCGACTTCAGCGATGGCTGGCCCACCAGGGCCGCGGCGGAGCACACCGCGCCCACTTCTCCTGGCACGCCGCCCTGCACGAACTCGCCCTCGAGGACACGGCGGCGGTGCGCCGCCGGTGGGCGGAGCAGCTGTCGCCCGGGAAGGTGTACGGGGTCCGCGCCCTGGTCGACTCCGGCTCCCTGTTGTGGCGCGCCCGGCTGGCGGGTGCGTGGCAGGGCCCGCTCCCGATCGGCGACGTCCTGGACACGGCGCCCGCGGACGTCCTGGAGCGTCCGGCCACCGCGTTCGTCGCGCTGCACGCCGCCATCGCCCTCACCGCCGCGGACGACCTGCCGGGGCTGCGACGGCTGCGGGTTCACGCCCTGCGCGCCGATGAGGTGCAGCGAAGTGTCATCGCGCCGCTGTGCGCGGCGTTCGAGGACATCCTGGAAGAGCGCTGGACCGACGCGGCGCGTGGATTGGAGCGCCTCCTGCCACGGCTCCCCGGTGTGGGCGGCAGCGCCGCGCAGCGCGAGATCGTGGAGGAGGCCCTGCTGCACGCGCTGGTGTCCGCGGGCCGGTGTGAGGCGGCCCGGGATCGCCTGGAGGAGCGGCTGGACCGCCGTTCCTCGCCCCATGACCGGCGACGGCTGACGGCCCTCTCCTCCTGA
- a CDS encoding RrF2 family transcriptional regulator translates to MRITAKSDYAVRAMAELAAAEGSPLTAEQVATRQDIPLRFLFGILRELRLAHLVRSVRGPEGGYLLARPAKEITLADAIRAIDGPLANVRDVGLSGLEYPGAAAVLPDVWRAVRASLRQVLEKTTFADLAAGELPPLVQERAREYLDDVRHYDT, encoded by the coding sequence GTGCGGATCACAGCCAAGTCGGACTATGCCGTCCGGGCGATGGCCGAACTGGCGGCCGCGGAGGGCTCACCCCTGACCGCCGAACAGGTGGCGACCCGGCAGGACATCCCCCTGCGTTTCCTCTTCGGCATCCTGCGCGAGCTGCGCCTGGCCCATCTGGTGCGCAGTGTGCGGGGCCCGGAAGGCGGATATCTGCTGGCGCGCCCGGCGAAGGAGATCACCCTCGCCGACGCGATCCGCGCCATCGACGGCCCGCTGGCCAACGTACGGGACGTGGGCCTCAGCGGTCTGGAGTACCCGGGAGCGGCGGCGGTGCTGCCGGATGTGTGGCGCGCGGTGCGGGCGAGTCTGCGGCAGGTGCTGGAGAAGACCACCTTCGCGGATCTGGCCGCCGGGGAGCTGCCCCCGCTGGTCCAGGAGCGGGCGCGCGAATACCTCGACGACGTACGCCACTACGACACGTGA
- a CDS encoding maleylpyruvate isomerase N-terminal domain-containing protein, giving the protein MDLFSRSWTALRTAVAELPDEDFARPSGCAGWLVRDLVCHLVIDAQDVLITLATPTDAEPTRDAVTYWEVADTPPTGDDPLDALIVRLAAAYEEPWLLKFHLDDVGSAAGRAAGLADPALRVGTRDVVLTAGDYLSAYVMEWTLHHLDLIAHLPGAADPPAESLAGARGMLERIAGAAFPASWSDKDTLLVGTGRRAPTAEERADLGDLAAKLPLVLG; this is encoded by the coding sequence GTGGATCTCTTCTCACGCTCGTGGACGGCATTGCGCACGGCGGTCGCCGAGCTCCCGGACGAGGACTTCGCACGGCCCTCCGGCTGTGCCGGCTGGCTCGTCCGGGACCTGGTGTGCCACCTGGTCATCGACGCCCAGGACGTCCTGATCACCCTGGCGACCCCCACCGACGCGGAACCCACGCGCGACGCGGTGACCTACTGGGAAGTGGCCGACACGCCACCGACCGGCGACGACCCGCTCGACGCGCTGATCGTCCGGCTGGCCGCCGCGTACGAGGAGCCGTGGCTGCTGAAGTTCCACCTCGACGACGTGGGCTCCGCCGCCGGGCGCGCGGCCGGGCTCGCCGACCCGGCCCTCCGGGTCGGCACCCGCGATGTGGTGCTCACCGCGGGCGACTACCTCTCCGCGTACGTCATGGAGTGGACCCTGCACCATCTCGACCTGATCGCCCACCTCCCGGGCGCGGCGGACCCTCCCGCCGAGAGTCTCGCCGGGGCGCGCGGGATGCTGGAGAGGATCGCCGGGGCGGCGTTCCCCGCGTCGTGGTCCGACAAGGACACGCTGCTGGTCGGCACCGGGCGACGGGCCCCGACCGCAGAGGAGCGGGCCGACCTGGGCGACCTGGCCGCGAAGCTCCCGCTCGTCCTCGGATAG
- a CDS encoding PPOX class F420-dependent oxidoreductase: MAATLDDITRTWLREPRFWQVATLNPDGSPQLTPMWADLEDGLVVINTSAGRVKEENLRRDPRVSLCCMDTEDPYHRVEIRGSAVRFVEGDPAVRVMDRLARKYLGTETFPWLAPGEVRVAVYIEPHHVHRVVGVEKFRPGVLPEA, from the coding sequence ATGGCTGCCACGCTGGACGACATCACCCGCACCTGGCTCCGGGAACCCCGGTTCTGGCAGGTGGCCACGTTGAACCCGGACGGTTCGCCGCAGCTGACGCCGATGTGGGCCGATCTGGAGGACGGCCTTGTGGTGATCAACACCTCGGCGGGCCGGGTCAAGGAGGAGAACCTCCGGCGTGATCCCCGCGTGTCGCTGTGCTGCATGGACACCGAGGACCCGTATCACCGGGTGGAGATCCGGGGCAGCGCCGTCCGCTTCGTCGAGGGCGATCCGGCCGTACGGGTGATGGACCGTCTCGCGCGGAAGTACCTGGGCACGGAGACGTTCCCCTGGCTGGCCCCCGGCGAGGTGCGGGTGGCGGTCTACATCGAGCCGCACCATGTCCACCGCGTGGTCGGCGTGGAGAAGTTCCGGCCGGGGGTGCTGCCGGAGGCGTGA
- a CDS encoding DUF418 domain-containing protein: protein MTATTQSHAPGPARGPVRRTERALAPDLARGSMLLFIALANAAVAAFGNQPGAEASPHGWERPFNLFMFVFVHARAYPMFAVMFGYGLVQLTRRQDAEGSGPGAARSVLLKRNAWLVAFGLVHAALLNFGDFLGAYGIVGIVFTLLLLRRGERVQRVVLWLWGCTAVYAAALAAVAGYRATHSGPGSAAVPTDDVDSLSAPDYLTSVTDRLREWPIHTLTVLGFIVIVWLGAWAARRGILEDPARHRRLLVRTAVVALGAAFAGGVPIGLVSGGFVHVDDATADAFLSLYEVSGQFGGPGYVALFGLLALRLSKTRSASRRKLPVEALAALGQRSLSGYLFQSLAWVVLLSPFALALGERTGSPTLAAFLSAVLVWLATVAGAHFLQRRSLPGPAEKLLRRLTYGPR, encoded by the coding sequence GTGACAGCCACAACGCAGTCCCACGCCCCGGGCCCCGCACGGGGCCCTGTCCGCCGGACCGAACGGGCCCTGGCCCCCGATCTGGCGCGGGGCTCCATGCTGCTGTTCATCGCGCTCGCGAACGCCGCGGTGGCCGCCTTCGGCAACCAGCCGGGCGCCGAGGCGTCGCCACACGGCTGGGAGCGCCCGTTCAACCTCTTCATGTTCGTCTTCGTGCACGCCCGCGCCTATCCGATGTTCGCCGTGATGTTCGGCTACGGGCTGGTGCAGCTCACCCGCAGACAGGACGCGGAGGGGTCCGGGCCCGGCGCGGCCCGCTCGGTGCTGCTGAAGCGCAACGCGTGGCTCGTCGCCTTCGGCCTCGTCCATGCCGCGTTGCTCAACTTCGGTGATTTCCTCGGGGCTTACGGCATCGTCGGCATCGTCTTCACCCTGCTGCTCCTGCGCCGCGGCGAACGTGTGCAGCGCGTCGTGCTGTGGCTGTGGGGGTGCACGGCGGTGTACGCCGCCGCCCTGGCGGCCGTGGCCGGGTACCGCGCCACCCACAGCGGCCCGGGATCCGCCGCCGTACCGACGGACGATGTCGATTCCCTCTCGGCCCCCGACTACCTCACCTCCGTGACCGACCGGCTCCGCGAGTGGCCGATCCACACGCTGACCGTGCTGGGGTTCATCGTGATCGTCTGGCTGGGCGCGTGGGCCGCGCGGCGCGGCATCCTGGAGGACCCGGCCCGCCACCGGCGGCTGCTGGTCCGCACCGCCGTGGTCGCACTCGGCGCGGCCTTCGCGGGCGGGGTGCCGATCGGCCTGGTCAGCGGCGGATTCGTCCATGTCGACGACGCCACAGCGGACGCGTTCCTGAGCCTGTACGAAGTGAGCGGCCAGTTCGGCGGCCCGGGATATGTGGCGCTCTTCGGGCTCCTCGCCCTGCGCCTGTCGAAGACCCGCTCCGCCTCGCGGCGGAAGCTTCCCGTGGAGGCGCTGGCGGCTCTCGGCCAGCGGTCACTGAGCGGCTATCTGTTCCAGTCCCTCGCGTGGGTGGTGCTGCTCTCGCCGTTCGCCCTCGCGCTCGGGGAGCGGACCGGCAGCCCGACGCTCGCCGCGTTTCTGAGCGCCGTCCTGGTGTGGCTCGCCACGGTGGCCGGGGCCCATTTCCTCCAGCGCCGGTCGCTTCCGGGGCCCGCAGAAAAGCTGCTGCGGAGGCTTACGTACGGCCCCCGATAG
- a CDS encoding lytic polysaccharide monooxygenase auxiliary activity family 9 protein yields the protein MNMKRKLAVVVGAGIAPMIALSLPASEASAHGYISTPPSRQAQCAAGTVSCGDIKYEPQSVEGPKGLTSCSGGNAKFSELDDDGKGWAVTPIPSKADFTWKLTARHATNTWQYFVGGQKVAEVNDGGAQPGETVTHQVDFGSLKGKQKVLAVWNIADTANAFYACIDVNIGG from the coding sequence ATGAACATGAAGCGAAAGTTGGCGGTTGTCGTCGGCGCGGGGATAGCCCCCATGATCGCTCTGAGCCTCCCCGCGAGCGAGGCGAGCGCGCACGGCTACATCTCCACCCCGCCGAGTCGCCAGGCCCAGTGTGCGGCCGGGACCGTCTCCTGCGGCGACATCAAGTACGAGCCGCAGAGCGTCGAAGGCCCCAAGGGACTGACGAGTTGCAGCGGTGGCAATGCGAAGTTCTCCGAACTCGACGACGACGGCAAGGGCTGGGCGGTCACGCCCATCCCGTCCAAGGCCGACTTCACCTGGAAACTGACCGCGCGTCACGCCACCAACACCTGGCAGTACTTCGTCGGCGGCCAGAAGGTCGCGGAGGTCAACGACGGCGGGGCGCAGCCGGGCGAGACCGTCACTCACCAGGTGGACTTCGGGAGCCTGAAGGGCAAGCAGAAGGTGCTCGCGGTCTGGAACATCGCGGACACCGCCAACGCCTTCTACGCCTGCATCGATGTGAACATCGGCGGCTGA